The proteins below are encoded in one region of Clostridia bacterium:
- a CDS encoding glycosyltransferase family 2 protein, with amino-acid sequence MGNRPMASDWKIGVVTVTYNSAGVLPGFLRSMAGQTWGNYTLYVVDNASKDGSAELAGTCSNVPVLVIGNDDNRGVAAGNNQGIHAAFADGCDAILLINNDTEFEPGLMAKLADSMAQQGCDMIIPKMMYFEPKDTIWCAGGWINPWRGYSGEHYGMRERDCGQFDAPRQVTYAPTCCMLVRKSVFERIGYMDERYFVYFDDTDFCYRAKQAGLVLNYEPAVTLYHKVSSLTGGDESSFAVRYITRNHVYYLLKNFGRLLAVVLLFGYALKITAKLLMRTCSLQLFTTASSAFIEGVRVFVASRRERREPETTEVLADIK; translated from the coding sequence ATGGGTAACCGGCCCATGGCCAGCGATTGGAAGATCGGCGTCGTCACGGTCACGTACAACAGTGCTGGCGTTCTTCCAGGATTTCTTCGGTCCATGGCTGGCCAGACGTGGGGCAACTACACCCTGTACGTTGTGGACAACGCCTCGAAAGACGGCTCGGCGGAACTAGCTGGCACCTGCTCTAACGTTCCTGTCCTGGTGATTGGAAACGATGACAACCGTGGCGTCGCGGCGGGCAACAACCAAGGCATCCATGCGGCTTTCGCGGATGGTTGCGATGCTATTTTGCTGATCAACAACGATACGGAGTTCGAGCCGGGCCTGATGGCGAAGCTGGCGGATAGCATGGCGCAACAGGGCTGCGACATGATCATCCCGAAGATGATGTACTTCGAGCCAAAGGACACGATCTGGTGCGCGGGCGGGTGGATCAATCCATGGCGCGGCTACTCCGGCGAACACTATGGGATGCGCGAACGCGATTGCGGGCAGTTCGACGCTCCGCGGCAAGTGACCTACGCACCAACATGCTGCATGCTTGTGCGGAAGAGCGTCTTCGAGCGTATCGGCTACATGGACGAGCGCTACTTTGTGTATTTCGATGACACCGATTTCTGCTATCGCGCAAAGCAGGCGGGACTGGTTCTGAACTACGAGCCTGCAGTAACGCTGTACCACAAGGTCAGCAGTTTGACAGGGGGCGACGAATCGTCCTTCGCCGTGCGGTACATCACCCGCAACCACGTTTATTATTTGCTGAAGAATTTCGGACGTCTGCTTGCGGTCGTGCTGCTGTTTGGATACGCACTGAAGATTACAGCCAAGCTCTTGATGCGAACCTGTTCGTTACAACTTTTCACCACAGCTTCGAGCGCATTCATAGAAGGTGTGCGCGTTTTTGTTGCCTCGCGTCGAGAGAGGCGTGAACCGGAGACAACCGAGGTTCTTGCGGACATTAAGTGA
- a CDS encoding NAD-dependent epimerase/dehydratase family protein — MKILITGGAGFIGTHLARRLLREGHAVSILDNFSPQIHGSNQSLAPDLIDHIALHVGDVRDGNVFARALQAQDAVVHLAAETGTGQSMYEVVRYQDVNVGGTAVLLDYLVNCKTHRVRRLVTASSRAIYGEGSYRCAEHGTVYPPVRAVADMEAGRFNPRCPSCGCDVFSEPTPEEAPLQPTSFYGLTKQVQEQMTLMFGQALGLGTYALRFQNVYGPGQSLKNPYTGILAIFATQARKNLPIYIFEDGEESRDFVYIDDVVDAISRCLACDDVAAVALNVGSGERTTVKKVVEEITAFFGSSSEISVTGAFRQGDIRHNLADLSRVRARIGYEPVWQFEEGVQRFLEWAAGQECAATKYESSLQEMRDRGLFHG; from the coding sequence ATGAAAATTCTTATCACCGGCGGGGCAGGCTTCATCGGTACCCACCTCGCACGTCGCTTATTGCGCGAAGGCCACGCGGTTTCCATCCTCGACAACTTCAGTCCGCAGATTCACGGAAGCAACCAGTCGCTGGCCCCGGATTTGATCGATCACATTGCGCTTCATGTTGGAGACGTGCGCGATGGGAACGTCTTTGCGCGTGCGCTGCAGGCGCAGGATGCAGTCGTACACCTCGCTGCCGAGACCGGAACCGGGCAGTCGATGTATGAAGTTGTGCGCTACCAGGACGTCAACGTGGGCGGCACCGCCGTGCTTCTGGATTACCTGGTCAATTGCAAGACGCATCGCGTTCGGAGGCTTGTCACGGCGTCATCGCGCGCCATCTACGGCGAGGGAAGTTATCGCTGCGCCGAGCACGGCACGGTGTACCCTCCAGTGCGCGCTGTCGCCGATATGGAGGCTGGCCGATTCAATCCGCGCTGCCCTTCGTGCGGTTGCGACGTGTTCTCCGAGCCCACGCCGGAGGAAGCCCCGCTCCAGCCGACCTCCTTCTACGGACTCACCAAGCAGGTACAGGAGCAGATGACGCTGATGTTCGGGCAGGCGCTTGGCCTCGGCACATATGCGTTGCGCTTCCAGAATGTCTACGGCCCCGGACAGTCTCTCAAAAATCCGTACACGGGCATCCTTGCCATCTTTGCAACCCAGGCACGGAAAAATCTTCCTATCTACATCTTCGAGGATGGCGAGGAGAGCCGCGACTTCGTTTACATAGACGACGTGGTCGATGCCATTTCCAGGTGCCTCGCTTGCGACGATGTTGCCGCAGTGGCCCTGAACGTAGGGTCCGGCGAGCGCACGACGGTTAAGAAGGTTGTCGAAGAGATCACTGCATTCTTCGGCAGCAGTTCCGAGATTTCGGTTACAGGTGCATTCCGGCAGGGAGACATACGGCACAACCTCGCAGACCTCAGCCGGGTACGCGCGCGCATTGGCTACGAACCTGTATGGCAGTTTGAGGAAGGCGTGCAGCGGTTCCTGGAGTGGGCTGCCGGGCAGGAATGTGCTGCGACGAAGTACGAGTCTTCGCTGCAAGAGATGCGCGATCGAGGACTCTTCCATGGGTAA
- a CDS encoding class I SAM-dependent methyltransferase gives MYSDQELASLYPQNYYAYQDLSRRASRYWEILKSLLGMRTGTKDPNFSSPGRILDVGCGTGWFLANMRARGWDTYGVEISSEAARIGRQTAELNIKAGTIFDAGFAPNFFDYVRSNHSFEHMSRPNETLKELHRILKPSGKLLIGVPNIEGANARFFRHHWWYLCAPVHTFHYSPRTLSQLLSKHGFAVEKVTYNSDYSGLLGSFQIWLNRNSKRTAEQGWAYNNKFLRFGAQRIARAFDLFGLGDVIEITARKADQL, from the coding sequence ATGTACTCGGACCAGGAGCTTGCAAGTCTCTATCCACAGAATTACTACGCTTACCAAGACCTCTCGCGTAGGGCCAGCCGTTACTGGGAGATTCTGAAGTCACTACTCGGAATGCGTACTGGAACGAAAGACCCCAACTTCTCTTCGCCTGGACGTATTCTCGATGTGGGGTGCGGAACAGGCTGGTTCCTGGCGAACATGCGAGCACGCGGTTGGGATACGTATGGTGTTGAGATCTCTTCCGAAGCAGCCCGCATAGGGCGGCAAACCGCTGAATTGAACATTAAGGCCGGAACGATTTTCGATGCAGGATTCGCTCCCAATTTCTTCGATTATGTCCGCTCGAACCACTCTTTCGAGCACATGTCCCGTCCGAATGAAACGCTCAAAGAGCTGCATCGAATCCTCAAGCCCTCGGGCAAGCTGTTGATTGGCGTTCCGAACATAGAGGGGGCGAATGCTCGTTTTTTTCGTCATCACTGGTGGTATCTCTGCGCACCAGTGCACACTTTTCATTACTCTCCTCGCACGCTCTCACAGCTCCTTTCAAAACATGGCTTCGCCGTTGAAAAGGTGACGTACAACTCGGATTACTCTGGCCTCTTGGGGAGCTTTCAGATCTGGCTCAATAGAAATTCCAAGCGTACTGCGGAGCAGGGTTGGGCTTACAACAATAAGTTCCTTCGGTTCGGCGCACAACGTATCGCCCGCGCCTTTGATTTGTTCGGCCTCGGAGACGTCATCGAGATCACGGCTCGCAAGGCTGACCAACTATGA
- a CDS encoding oligosaccharide flippase family protein, with protein MASDILPARTFAKTRHDLCSVELKDSLVPDEKITLVKNAVANVVRGSSSAIVALAVPPFLTRAMSPETYGVWALVLQLSAYVGYLDFGIQTAVSRFVAHANERGDADFRDRMVNTAFVVLTVAGALAVIALIAGAALMPRLFGEMPPALFNDARLALLLVGSSLAIGLPMSVFNGVFVGLQRNEVPAGIIATSRIISAVLLIVVVRHGGTIPQIAASMALVNVAAYIVQYVMFRRLAPSMRLTPSLASKRHLKELSAYCLSLTVWSFAMLLITGLNVTLVAHYQFGAVAYYSIAASLVTFIAGLQNAIFSAMIPNSAVLHARGATEELGTLLQVTSRYGMFLLLFTGLPLILLGDWVLRLWVGGAYAAHGFLLLQILIVANIIRLSMTPYSVLLVGTGQQRLVIMTPLLEGLTNLAVSVVLAPFYGAIGVAIGTLAGAVAGVLGHLLYNMRKTADIRVDVQKLIKGAILKPLVCSTPILAVGLVLHWINGGTPVVRATSFLFGCIGALVCALKWGDVGGFRNVMRHGTAQWPNSAGA; from the coding sequence GTGGCTTCAGATATCTTACCGGCCCGGACATTCGCCAAAACCCGGCACGACCTCTGCTCCGTAGAGCTAAAGGATTCCTTGGTACCCGACGAGAAGATAACGCTGGTGAAGAATGCTGTCGCGAACGTGGTACGCGGCAGCAGTTCGGCAATCGTTGCGCTGGCAGTACCGCCATTTCTTACGCGCGCCATGTCGCCAGAGACATATGGCGTGTGGGCCCTCGTACTCCAACTGAGCGCGTACGTCGGCTATCTCGATTTTGGAATTCAGACGGCCGTAAGCCGGTTCGTCGCTCACGCCAACGAGCGCGGGGACGCGGACTTCCGCGATCGCATGGTGAATACCGCGTTCGTGGTGCTTACGGTTGCCGGCGCGCTGGCGGTTATCGCGCTTATCGCAGGCGCGGCCCTCATGCCGAGGTTGTTTGGCGAGATGCCCCCTGCGTTATTCAACGATGCGCGCCTTGCGCTGCTCCTGGTTGGATCGTCGCTGGCAATAGGGCTGCCGATGTCCGTTTTCAACGGTGTCTTTGTCGGCCTGCAAAGAAACGAAGTTCCCGCCGGCATCATCGCGACATCGCGGATCATCAGCGCGGTCCTGCTGATTGTTGTTGTACGACACGGCGGCACGATCCCGCAAATCGCGGCTAGCATGGCGCTGGTGAATGTCGCTGCGTACATCGTTCAGTACGTCATGTTCCGGCGTCTCGCGCCCTCTATGCGCCTGACTCCATCCCTGGCTTCCAAGCGCCACCTGAAGGAACTCAGCGCATATTGCCTGAGCCTCACAGTGTGGTCCTTCGCCATGCTGTTGATAACGGGACTGAATGTCACGCTTGTTGCGCATTATCAATTTGGCGCAGTAGCCTACTATTCAATAGCGGCGAGTCTCGTAACGTTCATCGCAGGTTTGCAGAATGCGATTTTTAGCGCAATGATTCCAAACTCTGCTGTGCTGCACGCTCGTGGCGCTACAGAGGAACTCGGCACATTGTTGCAGGTGACAAGTCGTTACGGCATGTTCCTCCTTCTGTTCACCGGACTCCCACTCATATTGCTCGGTGATTGGGTTCTGAGGTTGTGGGTAGGTGGTGCGTATGCCGCGCACGGTTTCCTGTTGCTTCAGATACTGATCGTGGCAAATATTATTCGCCTTTCCATGACGCCCTATTCCGTCCTGCTGGTAGGCACTGGACAACAGCGGCTAGTCATAATGACTCCGCTTCTGGAAGGTTTGACCAATCTGGCTGTGAGTGTGGTGCTTGCTCCCTTTTATGGTGCGATTGGTGTTGCCATTGGGACTCTCGCAGGTGCAGTAGCGGGAGTGTTAGGGCACCTCTTGTACAACATGCGGAAAACTGCTGACATACGAGTCGATGTTCAGAAGCTAATCAAGGGCGCGATTCTCAAACCCCTCGTTTGTTCCACGCCGATACTCGCCGTGGGATTAGTGCTCCACTGGATCAATGGCGGAACACCTGTGGTACGTGCCACATCGTTTCTCTTCGGGTGCATAGGGGCTCTCGTTTGTGCGCTGAAGTGGGGGGATGTTGGCGGATTCCGCAATGTGATGCGCCATGGAACAGCGCAATGGCCTAATTCGGCGGGTGCTTAA
- a CDS encoding capsule assembly Wzi family protein: MTVLLLLSPVSILAQEEVAQTADPVHQKPQSDSSQATPTPKPKRVFVVSYLKRFGEDQQAIWTSPLRLKARDTKWLLPIGLATGGLIASDESTMRRFSPTENTSRRARQFSDVGAFSAVALSGLFYGWGHFTDSDHLRETGILTGEAVTNAAAVTTALKLVTRRPRPLEDNRAGRFWSGGASFPSDHASVSWAAASVIAHEYPGTGTKLLAYGGAAAISTARVIGQQHFPSDVLIGSTIGWLVGRQIYRAHHDTSLGGEGIGTFVKETGETKRSSANMASPSVPMDSWIYPVFDRLIARGYIQSAFLGLRPWTRMECARLLQEASAESELGPDDADLEKLVKALSNEFALESRRLDGDTNLGAEIDSIYTRVGGIQGRPLTDGLHFGQTVINDDGRPYGEGFNSTLGVSGRAVAGPAAISFRGEYQHSAPNIPYSLQLQQTISDVDVKPIVPGPSANSLDRLHIVEASVAVQYRDISFSFGKQPLWWGPGRGQAMLFSNNAESIYMFRMTRTAPILLPWIFSKMGPIRSEMFLGKLSGHVGPARPMIHGEKISFKPTPNLELGFSRTVIFAGAGTPLTPRLFFKTYFSVGDHPNADLPGNDAGDRRGGFDFSYRVPGLRKWLVLYNDSMTDDDPSALAAPHRAAMNPGIYIPQLPGLPKVDFRAEAVYTDIPGTPTQVRGGHFAYWNGVYRDSYTNNRQLIATWAGRDSRGLQLWSTYWISPFNRIQFGYRHQIANPEYLKGGNLHNFSAKAEFRVKSNYEVSAFTQYERWNFPMLSSGTNSNFATWLQISYRPGHSPKPGTTSAP; this comes from the coding sequence ATGACAGTGCTGTTGCTGCTTTCTCCGGTGAGCATCCTCGCCCAAGAAGAGGTGGCGCAGACTGCGGACCCTGTTCATCAGAAACCACAGTCCGACTCGTCACAAGCAACGCCGACGCCGAAACCAAAACGAGTGTTCGTGGTCTCGTACCTGAAGCGTTTCGGCGAAGATCAGCAGGCGATCTGGACGTCTCCCCTGCGGCTGAAAGCACGCGACACGAAGTGGCTGCTGCCGATCGGGCTCGCTACCGGCGGGTTAATCGCATCGGACGAGTCGACAATGCGGAGGTTTTCTCCCACCGAGAACACCAGTCGCAGGGCAAGGCAGTTCTCTGACGTTGGAGCCTTCTCGGCCGTGGCCCTTAGCGGACTGTTCTATGGTTGGGGCCACTTCACAGATAGTGACCATCTGCGCGAGACCGGAATATTGACTGGGGAAGCGGTGACGAATGCGGCCGCGGTTACAACCGCTCTCAAGCTGGTAACGCGCCGCCCGCGGCCTCTTGAGGATAATCGCGCGGGACGGTTCTGGTCTGGTGGCGCGTCCTTTCCTTCCGACCACGCTTCGGTTTCATGGGCTGCCGCAAGCGTCATCGCCCACGAATACCCGGGAACAGGAACGAAATTGCTGGCCTACGGCGGCGCGGCGGCAATCAGCACCGCGCGCGTAATCGGGCAGCAGCACTTTCCGTCGGATGTATTGATCGGTAGCACGATCGGTTGGCTGGTTGGACGGCAGATCTACCGCGCGCATCATGACACGTCTCTCGGCGGCGAGGGGATCGGCACGTTCGTAAAGGAAACCGGGGAAACAAAACGCTCTTCCGCCAACATGGCATCGCCCTCCGTGCCGATGGACAGCTGGATCTATCCGGTATTCGATCGCCTGATTGCCAGGGGGTACATACAGTCGGCATTCCTGGGCCTGCGACCGTGGACCCGAATGGAATGCGCACGACTCCTGCAAGAGGCCTCTGCTGAGTCGGAACTTGGTCCGGACGACGCGGATTTGGAGAAGCTGGTCAAGGCACTCTCAAACGAGTTCGCGCTGGAATCTCGCCGTCTCGATGGAGATACAAATCTTGGCGCCGAAATCGATTCCATCTACACCCGAGTCGGCGGGATCCAGGGAAGACCATTAACCGACGGCCTACACTTCGGACAAACCGTAATAAACGATGACGGTAGACCGTACGGTGAGGGGTTCAATTCCACCCTCGGTGTCTCCGGCCGAGCGGTTGCTGGCCCGGCAGCAATTTCATTCCGCGGCGAATACCAGCACTCCGCGCCCAATATTCCTTATTCACTCCAATTGCAGCAGACGATCTCAGACGTTGACGTCAAGCCGATCGTTCCGGGCCCTTCGGCTAACTCGCTCGACCGCCTGCACATTGTGGAGGCCTCAGTCGCCGTGCAGTATCGAGACATCAGCTTCTCGTTCGGCAAGCAACCGCTTTGGTGGGGCCCCGGACGGGGGCAGGCCATGCTGTTCAGCAACAATGCGGAGTCTATCTACATGTTCCGCATGACGCGAACCGCGCCAATCCTGCTTCCTTGGATATTTAGCAAGATGGGCCCGATCCGCAGCGAGATGTTCCTCGGCAAGCTTTCAGGCCATGTTGGACCGGCACGCCCGATGATTCACGGTGAGAAGATCAGCTTCAAGCCCACGCCGAACCTTGAATTGGGTTTCTCTCGCACAGTCATTTTTGCGGGAGCCGGAACTCCACTCACGCCGAGACTTTTCTTTAAGACATACTTCTCAGTGGGGGATCATCCTAACGCGGACTTGCCGGGCAACGACGCTGGCGATCGACGCGGCGGGTTCGATTTCAGTTACCGAGTACCAGGCTTGCGGAAATGGTTGGTTCTGTACAACGACTCCATGACCGATGATGACCCGTCCGCGCTAGCTGCGCCGCACAGGGCTGCCATGAACCCCGGTATTTACATCCCGCAACTGCCGGGACTGCCGAAGGTCGATTTCAGAGCGGAAGCCGTTTACACAGATATTCCGGGCACGCCAACCCAGGTTCGCGGCGGACACTTCGCGTACTGGAACGGCGTTTACCGCGACTCCTATACAAACAACAGACAACTGATCGCAACCTGGGCAGGGCGCGATAGCCGCGGGTTGCAATTGTGGAGCACGTACTGGATCTCGCCTTTCAATCGGATTCAGTTTGGATACCGGCACCAGATCGCTAATCCCGAGTACCTGAAAGGCGGCAACCTTCACAACTTCTCGGCGAAAGCTGAATTCCGCGTGAAGAGCAATTACGAGGTTTCAGCATTTACACAGTACGAACGCTGGAATTTCCCGATGCTGTCGAGTGGCACTAACTCGAACTTCGCCACGTGGCTTCAGATATCTTACCGGCCCGGACATTCGCCAAAACCCGGCACGACCTCTGCTCCGTAG